One stretch of Robbsia betulipollinis DNA includes these proteins:
- a CDS encoding efflux transporter outer membrane subunit — MKRLHGSLVLCAALLTACTVGPDYKRPAVDTPAQWRTDAYWQAAAPSHAPLSLDWWQVFDDAVLNDLEQRLLTGNQSLQSASAHYAEARSSLDAATSAIFPQVTLNSGLAREKISGQRPVQRYSTPSQSTVQNDITLEAGVSYEVDLFGRVRRTLEGARAAVDQADDDLANARLVLTANLASTYFSLRELDDEIDIVQRSLTLQQRALDYVLTQHDLGAVSGLDVMQQRSQLDASRTQAQLLTRQRAQYEHAIAAFIGVPAPVFSLATRVAPLPVPRIALGVPSALLQRRPDVASAERAMAQANARIGVARTAYFPDLTLSPTIGWESTRFASMLSAPSLLWSVGSSLGEVVFDGGKRRAGVAFAQQDYVAVQATYRQTVLTAFQEVQDGITGLSVLDGAVMQAHIASTDAEKLLSLANDRYSGGLVAYLDVISAQEQLLSSQRQEIQIQGQQAGLVVYLVKALGGGWNDAPAVPAVPAASAASAVPAAIGRPTVSG, encoded by the coding sequence ATGAAGCGTCTGCATGGCAGCCTCGTTCTGTGCGCGGCGTTGCTGACGGCGTGCACGGTCGGACCCGACTACAAGCGCCCCGCGGTGGACACCCCGGCGCAGTGGCGCACGGACGCATACTGGCAGGCGGCCGCCCCCTCGCATGCGCCGCTGTCGCTCGACTGGTGGCAGGTGTTCGACGACGCGGTGCTGAACGATCTGGAACAGCGCCTGTTGACCGGCAACCAATCGTTGCAGTCCGCGAGCGCGCATTATGCCGAAGCGCGCTCCTCGCTCGACGCGGCCACCTCGGCGATCTTTCCGCAGGTCACGCTCAACAGCGGTCTGGCGCGGGAAAAAATCTCCGGTCAGCGGCCGGTGCAGCGCTACAGCACGCCGAGTCAATCGACCGTGCAGAACGACATCACGCTGGAGGCGGGCGTCAGCTACGAAGTCGATCTGTTCGGGCGCGTGCGCCGTACGCTGGAGGGCGCGCGCGCGGCAGTCGATCAGGCGGATGACGATCTGGCCAACGCCCGGCTGGTGCTGACGGCGAACCTGGCCAGCACCTACTTTTCGCTGCGCGAGCTCGATGACGAAATCGACATCGTCCAGCGGTCGCTGACCTTGCAGCAGCGGGCGCTGGATTACGTGCTGACGCAGCACGACCTGGGTGCCGTCTCCGGGCTGGACGTCATGCAGCAGCGTTCGCAACTGGACGCCAGCCGCACGCAGGCGCAATTGTTGACGCGCCAGCGCGCGCAATACGAGCATGCGATCGCCGCGTTCATCGGCGTGCCCGCGCCGGTCTTCTCGCTCGCCACCCGGGTCGCGCCGCTGCCGGTGCCGCGCATCGCCCTCGGAGTGCCCAGCGCGCTGCTGCAAAGACGCCCGGATGTCGCCTCGGCGGAACGGGCGATGGCGCAGGCCAACGCCCGGATCGGCGTCGCGCGCACCGCGTATTTTCCCGACCTGACGCTGTCGCCCACGATCGGCTGGGAAAGCACGCGGTTCGCCTCGATGCTGTCCGCGCCGTCATTGCTGTGGTCGGTCGGCAGTTCGCTCGGCGAAGTCGTGTTCGACGGCGGCAAGCGGCGCGCGGGCGTGGCGTTCGCCCAGCAGGATTACGTGGCGGTGCAGGCCACTTACCGTCAGACCGTGCTGACCGCCTTCCAGGAAGTGCAGGATGGGATAACCGGCCTCTCGGTGCTGGATGGCGCCGTGATGCAGGCCCACATCGCTTCCACCGATGCAGAGAAACTGCTGAGCCTGGCGAACGATCGTTATTCCGGCGGTCTGGTGGCCTACCTCGATGTCATCAGCGCGCAGGAGCAGCTGCTGAGCAGCCAGCGGCAGGAAATTCAGATTCAGGGACAGCAGGCGGGATTGGTCGTGTACCTGGTCAAGGCGCTGGGGGGCGGCTGGAATGACGCGCCTGCCGTGCCTGCCGTGCCTGCCGCGTCCGCCGCGTCCGCCGTGCCTGCGGCGATCGGTCGTCCGACCGTCTCCGGCTGA
- a CDS encoding efflux RND transporter periplasmic adaptor subunit, which translates to MPPRALVRRRAKRIGLVVLVILLIGAAWTIYANLRSRHRTEKVSQQNSQQFVTVVHATRQGGEGDVVLPATLRGNVESPIYARANGYVVHWYADIGARVVKGQLLALLDTPEVDQEWAQAVAQRQQTTSALALAKTSADRSQQLRQRDAVSQQELDDRTGSYQQARANEAAADANVQRLAQLRAFKRILAPFTGVVTQRNIDVGDLIAAGNGTTRAMFVLAQSDPLRVYVSVPQAYSTNVALGQQVTVRQAELPGKTFSGAITHTSAAIDVPTRSLQIEITLPNHDGLLLPGAYVQVTLPRASGGRWIVPGNTLLFRAEGPRLATVGADNHVHLLPVVIAQDTGKTLEIDNGITASDRIIVNPGDALAEGDAVTIAPPKAAPKASATQPASASQKAAT; encoded by the coding sequence ATGCCGCCGCGTGCCTTGGTGCGCCGTCGCGCCAAGCGCATTGGCCTGGTGGTGCTGGTGATTTTGCTGATCGGCGCGGCCTGGACGATCTATGCCAATTTGCGCAGCCGTCATCGGACCGAAAAGGTCAGTCAGCAGAATAGCCAGCAATTCGTCACCGTGGTGCACGCGACCCGGCAGGGCGGCGAGGGCGACGTGGTGCTGCCCGCCACCTTGCGCGGGAACGTCGAGTCGCCGATTTACGCGCGCGCCAATGGCTATGTCGTGCATTGGTACGCCGACATTGGCGCGCGCGTGGTGAAGGGTCAGTTGCTGGCGCTGCTCGACACGCCGGAGGTCGATCAGGAATGGGCACAGGCGGTCGCGCAGCGTCAACAGACCACGTCGGCGCTGGCCCTGGCGAAGACGTCCGCCGACCGTTCGCAGCAACTGCGGCAGCGCGACGCCGTCTCGCAGCAGGAACTCGACGACCGGACGGGCAGCTATCAGCAAGCCCGGGCCAACGAGGCGGCGGCGGATGCCAACGTTCAGCGACTCGCGCAGTTGCGCGCCTTCAAGCGTATCCTCGCGCCGTTTACCGGCGTGGTGACGCAACGCAATATCGATGTCGGCGACCTGATCGCTGCGGGAAATGGCACCACGCGCGCGATGTTCGTGCTCGCGCAATCGGACCCGTTGCGCGTGTATGTTTCGGTACCGCAGGCCTATTCCACCAACGTGGCGCTCGGGCAGCAGGTGACGGTGCGGCAGGCCGAGCTACCGGGTAAAACCTTTTCCGGGGCGATCACGCACACGTCGGCCGCCATCGACGTGCCGACCCGGTCGCTGCAGATCGAAATCACGCTGCCCAACCACGACGGCCTCCTGCTGCCGGGCGCCTACGTGCAGGTCACCCTGCCGCGCGCCTCGGGAGGACGCTGGATCGTGCCGGGCAATACCCTGCTGTTTCGCGCCGAAGGACCCCGTCTGGCGACCGTGGGCGCGGACAACCATGTGCACCTGCTGCCGGTGGTCATCGCCCAGGACACCGGCAAAACGCTGGAGATCGATAACGGCATTACCGCGTCCGATCGCATCATCGTGAACCCGGGCGACGCCCTGGCGGAAGGCGATGCCGTGACGATCGCGCCCCCCAAGGCGGCGCCGAAGGCGTCCGCCACGCAGCCGGCGAGCGCGTCGCAGAAGGCCGCGACATGA
- a CDS encoding efflux RND transporter permease subunit, translating into MWIVDIALKRPYTFIVMALMILMATPFVIFTTPTDVLPNIDIPVISVIWTYNGLSAKDISDRITSVNERSLTTTVNNIEHVESQSLPGIAIIKLFLQPDAVLPTAIAQTVANEQAQLKQMPPGATPPLVISYSASSIPVIQLGLSGSNVSEQQLGDAALNFLRPQIVTIPGAASPYPYGGKTRAIAVDLDTRALLAKGLTPLDVVNAVNAQNLILPTGTAKLGQTEFIVNMNGSPATIAELNDIPIRTVDGATTYMREVAHVRDGSIPQTNIVRQDGKRGVLITVLKNGNASTLAIVSSLKAMLPRLQQTVQQGIKISPLFDQSIFVKASISGLVREALIAALLTAALILLFLGNWRSTIIIAVSIPLSILSSLIVLHALGQTINIMTLGGLALAVGILVDDATVTIENIERHLHEGAARYDAIRNGAGEIAIPALVSTLCICIVFVPMFFLTGVARYLFVPLAEAVVFAMLASYLLSRTLVPTLALMLLKDQPPASAHSGAAGTPKSSGSLFGRLYHRFDELFEKVRGNYIVLLSTMLVRRRFYAGAFLGFCLLSSLLVFVLGRDFFPSVDAGQIRLHMRAPTGYRIEETARLADEVEKVVRQTLPASEIDTIVDNLGLPNSGINLSYSNAGTIGSLDGEIQIALTADHHPSAGYIDTLRRVLPQRFPGVEFFFQPADIVTQILNFGQPAAVDLQVRGKDQQANFKVASTLMKQIAQLRGTVDTHIQQRVDAPMLTLQMNRSRLQQLGLSAQNVTQEVLISLSGSSQTTPSFWLSPDNGVEYPVSVQTPQYQVQSLDDLLRTPVSGPSGGVPQLLGNLVQVRPAVQPAVVNHYNIQPSIDVYVSVEERDLGSVASDIQRIVAQARKSLPKGTEINLLGQVATMQSSFVGLGLGVAMAIVLVYLIMVINFQSWLDPLVIISGLPAALAGIAWMLFLTRTHLSVPALTGAIMTVGVATANSILVVAFARQRLEGGAAPLAAALEAGATRIRPVLMTATAMIIGMVPMALGLGEGAEQNAPLGRAVIGGLLLATVSTLLFVPLVFAGVHSRLAKRAARREAGHGHEADGKQEDKQQDKQQDKQQDKQEDKRDAPPPGAAASTRDST; encoded by the coding sequence ATGTGGATTGTCGATATTGCGCTGAAACGGCCCTACACGTTCATCGTGATGGCCTTGATGATCCTGATGGCAACGCCGTTCGTGATCTTCACCACGCCCACGGACGTGCTGCCGAACATCGATATTCCGGTCATCAGCGTCATCTGGACCTACAACGGGCTGTCCGCGAAAGACATCTCGGACCGAATCACCTCCGTCAACGAGCGCAGCCTCACGACGACGGTCAACAACATCGAGCATGTCGAGTCGCAGTCGTTGCCCGGCATCGCCATCATCAAGCTGTTTCTCCAACCGGACGCGGTGCTGCCGACCGCGATCGCGCAGACGGTGGCGAACGAGCAAGCCCAGTTGAAGCAGATGCCGCCGGGGGCGACGCCGCCGCTGGTCATCAGTTATTCCGCTTCGAGCATTCCGGTCATCCAGCTCGGACTTTCCGGGTCGAACGTCAGCGAGCAGCAACTCGGCGACGCGGCGCTGAATTTTCTGCGGCCGCAGATCGTGACGATCCCGGGCGCGGCCTCGCCCTATCCCTATGGCGGCAAGACGCGCGCCATCGCCGTCGATCTGGACACGCGGGCCTTGCTTGCCAAGGGCCTGACGCCCCTCGATGTCGTCAATGCCGTCAATGCACAGAATCTGATCCTGCCGACCGGGACCGCGAAACTCGGACAGACGGAGTTCATCGTGAATATGAATGGATCGCCTGCGACCATCGCCGAGCTGAACGATATCCCCATTCGCACGGTCGACGGCGCCACCACCTACATGCGCGAGGTCGCCCACGTGCGCGACGGTTCGATCCCGCAAACCAATATCGTCCGGCAGGACGGCAAGCGCGGCGTGCTGATCACGGTGCTGAAGAACGGCAATGCCTCGACGCTCGCCATTGTCAGTTCCTTGAAGGCGATGCTGCCGCGTCTGCAGCAGACAGTGCAACAGGGCATCAAGATTTCGCCTTTGTTTGACCAGTCAATCTTTGTCAAGGCATCTATTTCCGGACTGGTCCGCGAAGCGCTGATCGCCGCGCTGCTGACCGCGGCGCTGATTCTGTTGTTCCTGGGAAACTGGCGCAGCACCATCATCATCGCGGTGTCGATCCCGCTCTCGATCCTGTCGTCGTTGATCGTGCTGCATGCGTTGGGCCAGACGATCAACATCATGACGCTGGGTGGCCTGGCGCTGGCCGTGGGCATTTTGGTGGACGACGCCACCGTGACGATCGAGAACATCGAACGCCACCTGCACGAGGGCGCGGCCCGTTACGATGCGATTCGCAACGGTGCCGGCGAGATCGCCATCCCGGCCCTGGTGTCCACGCTGTGCATCTGCATCGTCTTCGTGCCCATGTTCTTCCTCACCGGCGTGGCGCGTTATCTTTTCGTGCCGCTGGCGGAGGCGGTGGTCTTCGCCATGCTGGCTTCCTACCTGCTGTCGCGCACCCTGGTGCCGACCCTGGCGCTGATGCTGCTGAAGGATCAGCCTCCGGCATCCGCGCATTCCGGCGCGGCGGGGACGCCAAAGTCGTCGGGCTCGCTGTTCGGCCGGCTGTACCACCGGTTCGACGAACTTTTCGAGAAGGTGCGCGGCAACTACATCGTGCTGCTGAGTACGATGCTGGTGCGCCGACGGTTTTACGCGGGCGCCTTCCTGGGTTTCTGCCTGCTGTCCTCGCTGCTGGTATTCGTGCTCGGCCGCGATTTTTTCCCGAGCGTCGACGCCGGTCAGATCCGGCTGCACATGCGCGCGCCCACCGGCTACCGCATCGAGGAAACCGCGCGTCTGGCGGACGAGGTCGAGAAAGTGGTACGCCAGACGCTGCCTGCCAGTGAAATCGACACGATCGTCGACAACCTCGGGCTGCCGAACAGCGGCATCAATCTGTCCTACAGCAACGCCGGCACCATCGGCTCGCTCGATGGCGAGATCCAGATCGCGTTGACGGCGGACCATCATCCCTCCGCCGGCTATATCGACACGCTGCGTCGGGTGCTGCCGCAGCGGTTCCCGGGCGTCGAATTCTTCTTCCAGCCGGCCGACATCGTCACGCAGATCCTGAATTTCGGCCAGCCGGCCGCGGTCGACCTGCAGGTACGCGGCAAGGATCAACAGGCGAATTTCAAGGTCGCCAGCACGTTGATGAAGCAGATCGCGCAGCTGCGCGGCACTGTGGATACCCATATCCAGCAACGCGTGGACGCACCGATGTTGACGCTGCAGATGAATCGCAGCCGCTTGCAGCAATTGGGACTGAGCGCGCAGAACGTTACCCAGGAAGTGCTGATTTCGTTGTCGGGAAGTTCGCAGACGACGCCGTCCTTCTGGTTGAGTCCGGACAATGGCGTCGAGTACCCGGTGTCGGTGCAGACACCGCAATATCAGGTACAGAGCCTCGACGATCTGCTGCGTACACCGGTGTCCGGCCCATCGGGCGGGGTGCCGCAATTGTTGGGCAACCTGGTGCAGGTACGGCCAGCCGTTCAGCCCGCGGTCGTCAATCACTACAATATCCAGCCGTCGATCGACGTCTACGTCAGCGTCGAGGAACGCGATCTGGGCAGCGTCGCCAGCGACATCCAGCGGATCGTCGCGCAGGCGCGCAAGTCTTTGCCGAAGGGTACGGAAATCAATCTGCTCGGTCAGGTGGCGACGATGCAGTCGTCGTTCGTGGGGCTGGGCCTGGGTGTGGCGATGGCCATCGTGCTCGTGTACCTGATCATGGTCATCAATTTCCAATCCTGGCTCGATCCGCTGGTCATCATCAGCGGCCTGCCCGCAGCTTTGGCGGGGATTGCCTGGATGCTGTTCCTGACCCGCACGCACCTGAGCGTGCCGGCCCTGACCGGCGCGATCATGACCGTCGGAGTGGCCACCGCCAACAGCATCCTGGTGGTGGCGTTCGCCCGGCAGCGCCTGGAGGGCGGCGCCGCCCCGCTGGCCGCCGCGCTGGAAGCGGGAGCCACCCGGATTCGTCCGGTCCTCATGACCGCGACCGCGATGATCATCGGCATGGTGCCGATGGCGCTGGGTCTGGGCGAGGGCGCGGAACAGAACGCGCCACTGGGGCGTGCGGTGATCGGTGGCCTGCTGCTGGCCACCGTATCGACGCTGCTGTTCGTACCGCTGGTCTTTGCCGGCGTGCATAGCCGTCTCGCGAAGCGCGCGGCGCGGCGCGAGGCCGGGCACGGTCACGAAGCTGACGGCAAGCAAGAAGACAAGCAACAAGACAAGCAACAAGACAAGCAACAAGACAAGCAGGAAGACAAGCGCGACGCACCGCCCCCGGGCGCGGCCGCATCGACACGAGATTCGACATGA
- the lpxC gene encoding UDP-3-O-acyl-N-acetylglucosamine deacetylase yields MLKQRTIKTIVKTVGIGLHSGRKVELTLRPAAPGTGIVFSRIDLEPAVDIPASAHAIGGTRMASVLEKDGARVSTIEHLMSACAGLGIDNLYVDITAEEIPIMDGSAASFVFLIQSAGIEEQNAAKRFIRIKKMVEVREGDKYARLEPFFGFKLKFTIDFHHPAVDKTGQEVEVDFAETSYTRDIARARTFGFAYEFEAMRELGLARGGSMENAIVLDEYRILNADGLRYEDEFVKHKTLDAIGDLYVAGSPLIGAYTAYKSGHGLNNLLLREMFAHEEAFEFVTFEDAKTAPKGFGLEVQGVFA; encoded by the coding sequence ATGTTAAAGCAGCGCACCATCAAGACGATCGTAAAGACGGTGGGGATTGGTCTGCACTCGGGGCGGAAGGTCGAACTGACCTTGCGTCCGGCTGCTCCCGGTACGGGCATTGTCTTTTCGCGTATCGATCTCGAACCGGCGGTGGATATCCCGGCGAGCGCACACGCCATTGGGGGAACACGCATGGCGTCGGTCCTGGAAAAGGACGGGGCGCGCGTATCGACGATCGAACATTTGATGTCCGCCTGCGCCGGACTGGGAATCGACAATCTCTATGTCGATATCACGGCCGAGGAAATTCCGATCATGGACGGCAGCGCGGCGTCCTTTGTGTTCCTGATCCAGTCGGCCGGGATCGAGGAACAGAATGCGGCAAAACGTTTTATCCGAATCAAGAAGATGGTCGAGGTACGGGAGGGCGACAAGTACGCCCGCCTCGAACCGTTTTTCGGATTCAAACTCAAATTCACCATCGATTTCCATCATCCCGCGGTCGACAAGACCGGACAGGAAGTGGAGGTCGATTTCGCGGAAACGTCCTACACGCGCGACATTGCCCGGGCCCGTACGTTCGGTTTCGCCTATGAATTCGAGGCGATGCGGGAACTGGGGCTGGCGCGCGGCGGCAGCATGGAAAATGCCATCGTTCTCGACGAATACCGCATCCTGAACGCCGACGGTCTGCGCTACGAGGACGAGTTCGTCAAGCACAAGACCCTTGACGCGATCGGCGACCTGTATGTGGCAGGCAGCCCGCTGATCGGCGCCTACACCGCGTACAAGTCCGGGCACGGGCTCAACAACCTGCTGCTGCGCGAGATGTTCGCCCACGAGGAAGCGTTCGAATTCGTCACCTTCGAGGACGCGAAGACGGCGCCCAAGGGTTTCGGGCTGGAAGTGCAGGGCGTGTTCGCCTGA
- the ftsZ gene encoding cell division protein FtsZ → MEFEMLETETNGTVIKVVGVGGAGGNAVQHMIDRGVQGVDFVCMNTDAQALARMKAASVIQLGKTGLGAGAKPEMGQAAAEEARERICDALRGAHMVFITAGMGGGTGTGAAPVVAQCAKEMGILTVGVVSKPFEFEGGKRKRVAEAGSQQLEENVDSLIVVLNDKLFDVMGDDAEMDKCFQCADDVLHNAVAGIAEIINVDGLVNVDFEDVKTVMGEQGKAMMGTATVAGVDRARLAAEQAVASPLLEGVDLSGARGVLVNITASRSLRLSETREVMNTIKSYAAEDATVIFGTVYDDAMGDALRVTVVATGLGRTAKKAAHQAPMTLLRTGTDNAPMSVGSHPTTTHSTADYGSLDTPAVWRNTRETAASHVAALQEKGVDTYDIPAFLRKQAD, encoded by the coding sequence ATGGAATTCGAAATGCTGGAAACCGAAACCAACGGTACGGTGATCAAGGTCGTCGGCGTGGGGGGTGCGGGCGGCAATGCCGTTCAGCACATGATCGACCGCGGCGTCCAGGGCGTCGATTTCGTCTGCATGAATACGGACGCGCAGGCGCTGGCGCGGATGAAGGCGGCCAGCGTGATCCAGCTGGGCAAGACCGGGCTGGGCGCGGGCGCGAAGCCCGAAATGGGCCAGGCGGCCGCGGAGGAAGCGCGCGAGCGCATCTGCGACGCGCTGCGCGGCGCGCACATGGTGTTCATCACCGCCGGCATGGGCGGCGGCACCGGCACGGGCGCGGCGCCCGTGGTGGCGCAATGCGCGAAGGAAATGGGCATCCTGACGGTGGGTGTCGTCTCCAAGCCGTTCGAATTCGAAGGCGGCAAGCGCAAGCGCGTCGCCGAGGCCGGCTCGCAGCAACTCGAGGAAAACGTCGATTCGCTGATCGTCGTGCTCAATGACAAGCTGTTCGACGTCATGGGCGACGATGCCGAGATGGACAAGTGCTTCCAGTGCGCGGACGACGTTCTGCACAACGCGGTCGCCGGGATTGCCGAGATCATCAACGTCGACGGTCTGGTGAACGTCGACTTCGAGGACGTCAAGACGGTGATGGGCGAGCAGGGCAAGGCGATGATGGGCACCGCGACGGTGGCCGGCGTCGACCGCGCGCGTCTGGCGGCGGAGCAGGCGGTCGCCAGTCCGCTGCTCGAAGGCGTCGATCTCTCGGGTGCGCGCGGCGTGCTGGTCAACATCACGGCCAGCCGGTCGCTGCGCCTGTCGGAAACCCGCGAAGTCATGAACACCATCAAGAGCTACGCCGCGGAAGACGCGACGGTGATCTTCGGTACGGTGTACGACGACGCGATGGGCGATGCGCTGCGCGTGACGGTGGTCGCCACCGGCCTGGGTCGCACCGCGAAGAAGGCGGCGCACCAGGCGCCGATGACCTTGCTGCGCACCGGTACCGACAATGCGCCGATGTCGGTGGGCAGCCACCCGACGACGACGCACTCGACGGCGGACTACGGCTCGCTCGACACGCCCGCCGTCTGGCGCAACACGCGTGAAACCGCGGCGTCGCACGTTGCGGCCCTGCAGGAGAAGGGTGTCGACACCTATGACATCCCGGCCTTCCTGCGCAAGCAGGCGGACTGA
- the ftsA gene encoding cell division protein FtsA — translation MSKDFKDLLVSLDIGTAKVVAIVGELRGEGRYEVIGLGQSESKGLKKGVVVNIEATVQSIQRALEEAELMADCKITNVFTGIAGSHIRSFNSSGMVAIKDKEVTQADVARVIETAKAINIPTDQQVLHILTQEFIIDGQEDVREPIGMSGIRLEVKVHIVTGAVSAAQNIVKCVRRCGLEVNDLVLQPLASSLAVLTEDERELGVVLVDIGGGTTDIAIFSEGAIRHTAVIPIAGDQITSDVAMALRTPTPDAEDIKVSHGIAKQTLADPDEMIEVPGLGERGPRTLSRQALAAVIEPRVEELFSLVQQVVRESGYEELLSSGIVLTGGASMMPGMVELGEDIFLKPVRVGVPEYSGGLADVVRNPRYATAMGLLREAHAQRSRGRKVAVQSGSAGQIWTRMKEWFVGNF, via the coding sequence ATGAGTAAAGACTTCAAAGATCTGTTGGTCTCGCTCGATATCGGTACCGCCAAGGTGGTCGCGATCGTCGGGGAGCTGCGTGGCGAAGGGCGCTACGAAGTGATCGGACTGGGCCAGAGCGAGTCGAAGGGGCTGAAGAAGGGCGTCGTGGTCAATATCGAGGCGACGGTGCAGTCGATCCAGCGCGCGCTCGAGGAAGCCGAGTTGATGGCCGACTGCAAGATCACGAATGTGTTCACCGGCATCGCCGGCAGCCACATCCGCAGCTTCAATTCGAGCGGCATGGTGGCGATCAAGGACAAGGAGGTCACGCAGGCCGACGTGGCGCGCGTGATCGAGACCGCGAAGGCGATCAATATCCCGACGGATCAGCAGGTCCTGCACATCCTGACGCAGGAGTTCATCATCGACGGGCAGGAGGACGTACGCGAGCCGATCGGCATGAGCGGCATCCGGCTCGAGGTGAAGGTGCACATCGTGACCGGCGCGGTGTCGGCCGCCCAGAACATCGTCAAGTGCGTGCGCCGCTGCGGGCTCGAGGTCAACGACCTGGTGCTGCAGCCGCTCGCATCAAGTCTCGCGGTGCTGACCGAGGACGAACGCGAACTGGGCGTGGTGCTGGTCGACATCGGCGGCGGCACGACCGACATCGCGATCTTCAGCGAGGGCGCGATCCGCCATACCGCGGTGATTCCGATCGCCGGGGACCAGATCACCAGCGACGTCGCGATGGCCCTGCGCACGCCGACGCCCGACGCCGAGGACATCAAGGTGTCGCACGGCATCGCCAAGCAGACGCTCGCCGATCCCGACGAAATGATCGAGGTGCCGGGCCTCGGCGAGCGCGGGCCGCGGACCCTGTCGCGGCAGGCGCTGGCGGCCGTGATCGAGCCGCGCGTCGAGGAACTGTTCTCGCTGGTTCAGCAGGTGGTACGTGAATCCGGGTATGAGGAACTTCTGTCCTCGGGTATCGTCCTCACAGGCGGCGCGTCGATGATGCCCGGGATGGTGGAGCTGGGCGAGGACATCTTTCTGAAACCGGTACGGGTGGGCGTGCCCGAGTATTCCGGCGGTCTGGCCGACGTGGTACGCAATCCGCGTTACGCGACCGCGATGGGGCTGCTGCGCGAAGCGCACGCGCAGCGCTCGCGCGGCCGGAAAGTCGCCGTGCAGAGCGGGTCGGCGGGGCAGATCTGGACACGCATGAAAGAATGGTTCGTGGGCAATTTTTAA
- a CDS encoding cell division protein FtsQ/DivIB, which translates to MWNNVRQLNAAASLLSAGALLALLGAAGYWLAERPMFALRAIQVEGDVAHINVPTIRADVVGTLRGNYFTVDLDRARVAFETMPWVRRASVRRVWPNGLAVSLEEYRPLGTWGDNQLVSVDGELFTANQAEIDDDIPEFSGPVGSEKMVVQRYHDFQKWLAPLGAAPEAVSLSARYAWTVRLTSGLEIDLGRERTAQTLDERSMRLVKAWPQVVRRWGDNIEHADLRYPNGLAIRAASMRFTQDPSASKGNK; encoded by the coding sequence ATGTGGAACAATGTCCGCCAGCTCAACGCCGCCGCCAGCCTGCTTTCGGCCGGGGCGCTGCTCGCCCTGCTGGGCGCGGCGGGCTATTGGCTGGCGGAGCGGCCGATGTTCGCGCTGCGGGCGATCCAGGTCGAGGGCGACGTCGCGCACATCAATGTGCCGACGATTCGCGCCGACGTGGTGGGCACGCTGCGCGGCAATTACTTCACCGTCGATCTGGACCGGGCGCGCGTCGCGTTCGAAACCATGCCGTGGGTGCGCCGGGCGAGCGTGCGGCGCGTCTGGCCGAACGGCCTGGCGGTCTCGCTCGAGGAGTACAGGCCGCTCGGGACCTGGGGCGATAATCAGCTGGTCAGCGTCGACGGCGAACTGTTCACCGCGAACCAGGCCGAGATCGACGACGACATCCCCGAGTTCTCCGGCCCCGTCGGCAGCGAGAAGATGGTCGTGCAGCGGTACCATGACTTCCAGAAGTGGCTCGCGCCACTGGGCGCCGCGCCGGAAGCGGTATCGCTGTCGGCGCGCTATGCGTGGACCGTGCGCCTGACCAGCGGGCTCGAGATCGATCTGGGCCGCGAGCGTACCGCGCAGACGCTCGACGAGCGCAGCATGCGTCTCGTCAAGGCCTGGCCACAGGTGGTCAGGCGTTGGGGGGACAATATCGAGCATGCGGACCTGCGCTATCCGAACGGGCTGGCGATCCGGGCCGCAAGCATGCGCTTCACCCAGGATCCGAGCGCAAGCAAGGGAAACAAATGA